ctAGGATTGGTCAAAAGTTGAAAgacttatttatatttgttaccataataataagaataataaattgaagTTTGACCAAGTGGACTTTTCTTGACTATTTATCTACCTAACATATAGTATTCGTGTTTGCAGCCTTAAAAGTGTTTTTAAAGCTACAGACATACCCTTTGCGTTTACTCAAAAAGTCACGTCGGACTACTTTGGGCTAAATTCTATTCACCCCTGAAGTTTAGTGGAGTACACAAATTAGGcaataaagtattttattcaTCATACTTAAAGTCTCATTGAGTtttatataactaaatattatccttttttataaattaatataatataagtactaaattagtaatttaaaattatattttaatcttataattCATTGTTAAACACTAAattcattcaattttattttaataaacttttaaactaataaataatcgATACTAATTTAACTCGCTCATGGTATTAACTTATAgacatataatttataataaaaaatttaaaaattaattaatctttctACAATATCtgtatatattctttaattttttcactttGCTTTGTCTCCTTTATCTCATTAATTCATGCCACCAAATTAATCTATAGTGTGAAAGGAAGGAAAATTTCTGATACATTAAATATCATTTCATTGCATGATGatattatacaaaaaaatCACAAGCCCAACTAGGGGTGTGCATCGGTTGATTCagtataaaaatcaaactgaaaTATCAAACtaaacttatataaaaattataaatctaaacCAAACCGAAAATATCAGAAACTAAAAATCGAATCGAACCAAAATGATTTGGTTTGGTTCGATATTTAGTTTATCTATTTAATGTTGATTCTTTATATAATACATTATTCAATTTAGCTTGATGTATGATATCTTTCACTTTCAGCTACAGACCAGGTTCAATACCACCATTATACATTTCAActgattttgttattttaaattgaataactatttttatttttattttttatagaccaaattaatttataaatataattgaatctGTTTCATGAACTAACTATAAATTTACTATGTTATaccatttatataatatttcaatggtagatatatatatatattcttatgaattataaaaactaaaaattacctttttaacttaaaaaccataattttaaagtaattgaaactaaagaaattaaataatagattatatataataaaattaataggaTTACGATATTACTTGATACGGGCaaactatatttaattaaactgaaaaaatcaaaattacaaaaaaaataaaaatatcttaaagtttaaaaaccataattttatgtaattgaaCATTagagattaattaaaaaactaaatgaaataaaattaataagaaaataatatgatgtgtaaataacataattttatgtgaaagtttaaaaatcattattttatgtaattgaaaataaagaattaattaaaaaattacatgaaataaaatcaataagaaaataatatgatatttgtaaataacatttaactaaattgaaaaagaaaaaattcaaaaattacaaaagaaaagagaaggagaaaaaagaaaaataaattttaaaactaaaaaatcaaaaactacaaaaaagaaaaagaaaaaagagaaggataaaaacaagaaaaaaggagaaaaaagagaaagaatttttaaaacttcaGCCTTGGAGGATCAAACCTGGGACGGGAGATGGTGCATTTTTACCTCTAATGTTTAGTAAAATTGGCGGATTAgctcttaaattatttttaagcacAAATAAGCCCTTAGTGtagcaaaaatataaaatttaagccCTTCACTGTGAAATGAAGTTAACGTCTGTTTTACCTAATTGAGGTGGCAATACAATTAGTTGAGTGTCAAAGTGAGTTGGCAAAAATCACATGAGACCCAATCCATATCAGCTtcccttctctttttcttcatttccttccttccttttattcttgctgcttttctttattttcttccctttcttttcttgtacttttcttcttctatttttttctcataaacAAGCAGTGCAAAGGATCTTCCGCACTAAATCAAATccacttaaaagaaaaaagaaccaaTAGGCTCATCGTTGTTCAACTAGTCCATGTCGTCCTTGAAGTAGCAACAACTGCAACAATATCGCTATCCTCATATTACTAGTTCTTCAACAATACTGCAGCAGTAGCAATTGCAGCTGAGTCACGAGTTGGCTCCTCCTTCTCCAGTGAGTTATGACGTCTTCTCCTCTTTCTCATCTTTGCCGTTGCATCTGGTCTCCATTGGCATTATTAATGAAGTTCGTAAACTGTAGCAATGATTTGAGCTCGCTCTAATTTTACAAGATGTCATTAGAATGACTGATTTtcttatgtattattttttttcttaccattatgtaacccaaaagaaatttcttagccacctttaaataaattacGAGTATAAccagaaattataatatttcactaaataaaaatttaatcaggAATTGTATCAAACACTTCCAAGGCATAAAACAAAGCACAAGATTCACGCTACCAATCAAGTAAAGAATTAGCAACAACAATATCAGAGTTAAATAAagttgttttaattaaatgagcATGAATAACTTTTGTCTTTTCAATAGTATGATGTGCAGATTTTATGTAGTTAGTGAACAAGGGAATGATAAGAAAAGAAGGTGGTTCTTCTTGTTCATATTTGATGGGTTGCAGAATATGGGTAGTGAAAATATGAGTCGGAAAAATGAGATTGGAATTATCTTGGTCGCAGGTAACATTGGATCAACATgttcttagaaaataacttgAGATGTAGCCTTTATCTGACATGCATTTTTTAGTGGAGAAACAAGATAAAATTGTTGGTCGaataattagttatatatGTGCACAGGTGAGTTTAAGAAAGACTATTTATGGTTAAAGTGTGTTCAAGAAAGAGAattttctttagtaaaaaAGAGTATTTGTTTTGTtcaaccaaaaagaaaagagtatttcttttgaaaaaaatgtggatattgagagaaaaattagggtattatagagaaagaagaggaggaagaagaaatgtGGTGACGTGTACTGTAATGAGTCccaaatttaaaagaaatttgacgCAACACGGTAGTTTAACTTTCCGTTTGATGAGGGGCATATACTCCACATTTTTTAATGACTAAGGGTTTAATTGTACTTAAGAATAGTTTAAGAGTTAATTTGCATTTCACATCAAACATTAAGGGCTAGAATACACCTTTTCCTAACCTGGGACACAAAGAAGGAGAATAAAAGCGTGTTGGTCTAAAAAGTAACTATTTAACATATCTAAGCATAAAATCGTTCAGCGCAGTTTTGTCGATATTTTTCTCgtaaaatcaaatcaatattttcaaaatttttcaaacttgaaataaaaaactaaaccaattttataaaaactaaactaaatttgtTATTCAGTTTGATCTTTCGATTATAATCGAATACTGCACACTTTTAAACTCGACCAAATTAGATAGGTCCAACTTCaacaaaactaaaaagtaAGAGCATGGAATAAAAtgacaatttaaaaaattttagagaaacttagaaaataaaacaactaCACGCTCAATAAAAAGTTAGACTTCACGCGCCTCCTGCAAGCTCATGCAAATATATTTTCcataaatggaaaaaaaaaagcggGATGTAAATCTCCAAACTAAAGGCATAGTATCTCCTTTAAGAATGTCACTCAAGCTATGCTAGAAATTCTATGATTAATCTCTTCTCAAAGGCATTagaagaaaatgcaaaaagcTTCTATCTCATTAAAAATGATTCATGTTCTGCTAGGAGATTTAGATTTGTTTGAACGAATCTAAAGcgaattcttttattattattatttttatttcttagaattcACTAGTTTTGTTATCAAAGATTGATAATGGAGATATATATGTTTGTCCAGCTAAGGGATGCGTGACACCTGTTACTGTGAACTAGAGGACTGACCTCATCAAGTTGTGCCAACTTTTTAGCCAGACCTCTTAAGTATAACTTTCGACAAATAACTCTTGCTTAACTATCAAACTCCTAAATCAAGTAATCAAAAGGCGGATTAAACGCCTAATACTAACAGGTACCCACTAAAATAAAGGGATtgaaatttttcatattcactcAGGTACATAATTACTATTACttcatatttaaaactaatatgtATACTAGTAATTCATATAAACAAAGTAACACCTCTCTGTCATAGaatccttttctcttttaaatttcttattctGAATTAGCAAAAATCAGATTGTCCATATTCATACTTGTATTCAGCAGTTAGGCCTAGTCATGGTTTATGAACCTCCGGCTTCGATTCATAGCCGCGGGTTCACGGTCTATGGCACATGGATCCCCTAAATCCCTCCTTGGCAATTTTAGACAAGTTCGGAACCGACCAATttcaacaattaaaaaaagagaataaatattaataaagtgTACCTGATGATGTAGAAAAccatagaaaataatatttaaaaaatgagatCGTGTATGTATATAgcaattctaaaaaaaaaattagaaaaagataattctatattaatatataatcataGAGAGAtgttctaaataataaataaattatatatttatatagtctaaactaataaattttttttctcacgAGTTAGGAATCGGATGCCAGTTTCAATTCTAAATGAAAATTAACTGATCTTGAACCAGCCCCTTCAAATTCCAATTTGAGCTCAGTTTCATTCCGATTTTAATCAGTCCGACTACGGTTGGATTATGAGTCGAAATCCGCTATTAGTCAGGCCTAACTACAGTAGTCACAAAAAAAATTCCCTCTCACTTAGTCATAAGAGAGTTTTTGGCCACCTAGCCTAAAgaatttctgttttatttaGTAGGAATTAGACTCACTATTGTAAGGAATAGAAACAGATTAACATGGAGGGCACACCAGGCTTCTCCGAATAGGAGTTCTCATTTTAGAATCTTACCAATTATTGGACAATGCCACTCCTAGTATAAAACCAGACCTTTTTGACGATTCTTCAATGATAGATGCTTGTTGTTACTGACTTTTGatatatttcaataaaacGCATGTGAGTTTATGCTTCTTAGAATTTGTCATTTTGTagtgtaattatatattttgattgagaattatatttctctttttttattattttattcactgtctttttaaaagaaaaaaaaaattataatgtaCTTGTGGGTAGCTACctaaattttttactatattcAGGAAAGTAGGTATCCTACTAATCGATTCACTGGTATCCTAAATTTGGTAAATTGAacttgagttttttttttttttttcaaaaagaacGAGAAAGGAAAGTAGAAATAGATAAAGGAGAGAGaagggaaaataaaataaaatgatagaaagcataaaaaataaagtaagaaaatgaaaattaatttttttattctttagcgTTGATCTCACATTTACGTATTagaataagtaaatgaagttaattttctttcatatttttttatgtgttctattttaaaaaaaagtagatttacctaaaaagaatatataagaATTCGACTAGTtgaattaactatttttattaaattattggataaattagtaaaaaaattaaaatctgatCCTAAATTTAAGTTTGTTTATTTAGCAGCAGTATCACATGAAAAGTGGCAGAACAATTTTGTCAAAGTATTATGCTCTTGGATTTCAACATAAACTAATCCAACTCATTTTCCTGTTTATATTTTGCAgaagaaatttcttttctttttctttttttttccatgAAACTGTATCTAACGGGAAAAAGGGAAAAGTTTGAATGATAGTGATTGCTATTTCATTTGACCTTAGCGACTAAATATCTGCTTTGCAACCCAACCCCCTTGAATTTCTTATAAAGTTAATCGCATTCAGTTATTTCATAGTTTCACTTTTTCCAAAAGGATAGAGATAGAGAATACCACACGAATCCCTTCGTCTCTTTGGGACGATGGGTACTGATTGCTCCGATAtttgacttttcttttaaggataATTACTTTTAAGATAATTAACTTCCTAACCTGCTTCATCCTCATGATTACAAGACTTGTAAGGATTGCACTGATCTGAAACATTTTCTGCACTCAGTGAGCCCTCCATTGGACGAAACTGacacaaaagtaaaatatgcATCATACTTATATATACTGCTCTGCTAATAAACCCTAACCAGATTGAGCTATTACAGGATCAGACCATCCATTTTTAACTCAAAAAGCAGTGCTAACGTAGGACTTGGCGACATTATTGCTCAAGATTTGCGATACCACATTGTTTGCGGGACCGACGCATCTGGGAGTTTTAAATTGACTAACAGCAGCTCCTAACCCCAAATAATGATCCAGAATCTTCTGGAAAGTTCCTCTATGAACAACTCGAAGCTCGAGAGGTCCAATCGCTTTAACCTTGCGCGAGGTAACATATCCTGCATCAAGAAAAGATCGGTCCAGGCAATTGCAGCACTCTTGCAAGACCTCCGCTGTTGGTTCCCCACTAATTTCCCAAAAGATAACATAGTGGCCAGGGTCAGTGGAACGATCCGCTAGACTGCTGAAATCAACGACTTCAAGTTTCTCGTCCGCTAACAACTTAGCTGCTTCTTCTACAACCAACTGTAAATCTTTTTCAGTGTTCTTGTCAATGTTTATGCTGAGCAGTAGGCTCCTTCTGCATACAAATTTAAGTTCTGGGGTCGAGTTATGGAAGCCCATAACCTTCACAACATCTCCTAGTCTGTACCTGTAAAAACCTGCAGGTTTATGATTAGGGTCAGTGAAGCAGAATAGCACAGCAcaaatattttccaataaGAGTAAGGTGAAGGCACAAGAGAACTTGTCGCACATAGAAATCATCCAAGACGAAATTTACATATTAACATTTGCAGATCCATTTGCTATATAATACTTACAAGCCGTTCAAAATCATAttgcatttattaaataatttttctcttttgaagaaaaggaaaaaagaaaaagaccgCCCATGACCATAGGCAGCATTGTTCTATGTGGTCCTATAACATCAACAACTCCagacaaaaacaaataaaagaaaaccacCTAAACTAAAGCAGGTACCTACTCCTCGTTTTGGAGACAATTGGACCCCGCCTTTTAGCCAGTTTATAATTTTGCAAGCACGTTTCCTTTTTTAAAATGCTTTGTCAGtctaaattagtttaatttagtATCACATTATCAAAAGATTTCAAACTAGTAAAACCACTTCTAAAAAGGACAGTTTAAGTATAACTTTTCCTGGACAAATCCATAAGGATaagctttatatatatatatatatatatatatatatatatatatatatatatatatatatcaagagATTAACAGGACAAGAaaccaataaaagaaatactttATAAGTGACAagtgaaaaaaagaataattggaAAATGACCTGCAGGGCAGCAACGGCACATTCTAGCTAAAACATAAACCAAGATATTCTGGACTTGAGGGGACATAAGATATTTCAAATGGGACTTTGAGGCATACTGTTTATTAGGATAGAATGCAGTAACCTTCTATGTCTAACCCAAAGCGCAATGCAAGTTTTCCCGCGCTTTCCCGGCTCCCCGGCTCCTACGGGATTACTGCCGACACATTCAGAGGTCTTAGCTTTTGAAACAATTCCGTAAGCAGCGGAGAGACGGAGGTTTTaatgcaaaaagaaatagttttcCCTAATACTGTGCAACACATGggtaatattaaaatgaaaacagCTACAGCTAATATTCCTTTAAGGtgtcaaataattaaatctgtCAACATGAGACGCACAGTTTAGCAGGCAACAATACAGAGACAAGGATGCATGCATCTCATTCTCTCAACCATATGGACCATTCAAGTCAAATAGTTCCCATTGGTGACAGTGAAAccataaagattaaagaataataaataataataataataataataataacaatagtaATTCAAGAAACGTAAATATAATGGTGAGCAGAAACATTTCTTTAGGATCAACTGCTTCCCTCGCTGTCCTACTCTCACATGGGCTGCAGATTCCCATTAAATGGCTTTTATTAGATAGAAATCAACAGATCAAATACACTGGCAGACGAATGCATCAAAGAGATGATAAATGTTTCTTGGATCATTGACCtcgaaaaataattgatttactGCAAATCCAAGAATAAAGATTCATCTAATATATAGGGCTGCAGTGGGTCGGCGTGTATCTTTGCAAAGGTTATATCTCAACGatttaagttaaaagaaaaataataataataataatgcaatAAGAAGTTCTAGACTATAATATCTCATTTTAAAGAAGGTATTGGAGCCAAAGTTGAAACATATAAGTACCTGCAAAATTGGTGACAAGGATCTCATACTCTTCGCCAATCTTGACATCAGACAGGCCAATGGGCTTGGGCTCTGAATAGATGTGATCTCCATTTCTCCTAAGAGGAATGAATTCAAAATATCCGATGTCAGGTAACACAGCAAAAGTAGCCAACTCAGGAGGCAATAGCGGATTGACATTTGCTGCAATCCACCCTTCTGAAGCACCATAATCAGCACTCAACAAAGGCAGCTCCCCTGCATAGTGCCTCAACTTTTTCAAATAAGGCTCCATTGACCCAGTCATTATCCCATAGATATACTTGGCATTAGGGAAAAGTTCAGGTATTAACCCATACCAATTACTCAATCCTGAGCATTTTGTATGGATCAAATCAGCCAATTCAGCATTTGGCTTAAGCAAATGCGACATTGCTGTTCGGATGGAAGGGGCAGTGATCCGGCTGCTGAGTTCCCCATTCCGTATGTCATCACACAGCTCTTCCCAAACTTGTTCAAAAGTTCGAAATGCAAGGACAATGCTATGGGCAAATGTAGAGAACACAAATTGGATATCTTCACGGAAGATTAACCCACACAAGAGATGGCAATACAGTGACTGATGAAAGTCAGAACCAAATATAACTTCACGAGGGCTGCAGGATTTGAACTGCAGTTCCTCCAATGCAGTTTTGTAGTTAGGGTTGCGAAAGAGATTTGTTGTAGCTGTTCCAGCAGCCAAACCGCCCTTTGTTTTTCCCTGCTTGCTGCTGAAGACAAACTCCAAGGCTTTACCATTCTCAAGAGGGAATTCTCTGCATTGCATAAAACCTCTCGTATCAACGCAAAACTAATTCAAGAACATTAATcactttgtttattttaatgagCGGTATCATATGTACTACAATCATAGGAAATAGCAAAAAAGTGAAAAGCTTTTCTATTAagcaaattattaaaaataaaggatcCTCTTTGAATACCTGTTTCTATAGGCAAAAGAGGTTCTAAATATCTGCAAGGTGTTATCCAACAATTGATCAGTGAATGGTACATATTTGGGCTTTCCTTGAGTAGTACCCGAACTGCAATAACACTCACGATTACCTCCGTCCAGAAAAAtggagaaattaaaaaaaaaaaatgaacaagTATATAGTACCTTAAAGATATGGTTGTTATAGGCTTTCCGGTAAGCACAGGAGAAGAATCCCCATCTGCAATTCTCTGAATATAAGGTTCCAAGTCACCGTGGGTACAGATAGGAACACAAATCTTGAAACTCTCGGGATCAGTTCTTCCATCGAGACCCAGATTCTGCAAGTATTCTGCAGATCCATTTTCTTCTAGAATCTTCTTCAGTGTCTCCTTCTGTACCCTTTCTGCATTCTTTGTCATTGCTTCAAATTCTTCTATCACCTTATCAACATTAATTCCtcccattttcttttccaacATCTTTCACTGAACttcttataaaaaaacaaaaaaaaaaaaaaaattgagcgACTgtgttataaatatataagggTGAACCCAATGTCAGGAGATCATTGAGATGAAATGACGACAAAAGAATCTGATTAAGGACCCCATGAGAATATATACTTGCTAGAAAGAGCCAAAGCCAAACACTAACGCCTATCAGATAAGAAATAACTTCAGAAAGTTGGACATCATTCTGCAGCAGTTAGAAGATTCAAGGgaaattaaatacaattaatctTGTATTTGAAGACAAACTTGATCAAATTCAGtgaacccaaaaaaaaaaaaaagacattcAACgtattctataattttttttcaaaacctgaagatacgaaaaagaaaagaaaaaaaaaaaaagcaaaatccAGAATTCAAAAGTCAATTCGTCTTTTTTCACTTACCTTAAAGTTGCTCTGCAACAAAGAAAACCGAAATGAATTGTTAAAGACGTGTTTGGGTTTAATTCTTTCACAGAgagtaaaagaagagaaaaaaaagaaacaaaaagattgAGCTAAGAGAAGCAGAAAATGCTCTGAATTGTTTCAAGTGATAAAATGAAGTGAAAATTTACAAAGCAAAATCCTCAAGCCTAAGTGAACAATCACCAAGAAACTCCATCAGGTTTGATCGTGGTTTGACTATAGTCAACACGGTCAACTTACGAGAAGTTTCCGGGAAAGCTGAGGAAACAAAGGCAATCAAGAACAGAAAATAAATcagaaacaaatttaaatcCAAACAGACTTGAAGCTTGAATGGGTAAAACTAAAACAGCAGAacagaattttaaaaaagaaaagaaagtcaGACGCCCTTTTTGTGACCGAAATAGCAGCAAACAGTTGAGAGAGAAGGAcatgtaaagaaaaaattaaaaagaaaatggaaggaaaccaaaaaaaaaaaaaaattcagcaAAAAGGCACCGCGGAGACAATACCTGTGAAACAGAGGAGAAAAGAGCAGAGCGGTTGTAGAATGGAGGAAGAGAGTCAACAAATGACagattttatagaaaaagaaaatgagaagagGAAGGCTGTTACCATATAAGGCACCAACAGCTGTGGTATTTATATATGCAACTTGTCACTTGTCGTCCGAGTGTTTCTCTTTGGTTTGATTTGCAAAGGAAGGATGAGGGAGTGACGATGGCGGAAGAGGTGTTATTGGGAGATGAGCGGAAGATTCTTCTTCCTTGTCCATTTATATATAGGCGTTACCAATTGCTCCCTGTTGCCGTCCACTTTTCGCtaccctctctctctctgtgaaaaaataaaaatttgtataggaaataaataaaaaatacccATCATGCCCCATCCATTTCTTTCTGTGTCGGAAAGAGACAAAAGAGGACATGATTGACAGTTATGACCTCGGTTGTTTCAT
The Ricinus communis isolate WT05 ecotype wild-type chromosome 1, ASM1957865v1, whole genome shotgun sequence DNA segment above includes these coding regions:
- the LOC8263567 gene encoding jasmonoyl--L-amino acid synthetase JAR6, giving the protein MLEKKMGGINVDKVIEEFEAMTKNAERVQKETLKKILEENGSAEYLQNLGLDGRTDPESFKICVPICTHGDLEPYIQRIADGDSSPVLTGKPITTISLSSGTTQGKPKYVPFTDQLLDNTLQIFRTSFAYRNREFPLENGKALEFVFSSKQGKTKGGLAAGTATTNLFRNPNYKTALEELQFKSCSPREVIFGSDFHQSLYCHLLCGLIFREDIQFVFSTFAHSIVLAFRTFEQVWEELCDDIRNGELSSRITAPSIRTAMSHLLKPNAELADLIHTKCSGLSNWYGLIPELFPNAKYIYGIMTGSMEPYLKKLRHYAGELPLLSADYGASEGWIAANVNPLLPPELATFAVLPDIGYFEFIPLRRNGDHIYSEPKPIGLSDVKIGEEYEILVTNFAGFYRYRLGDVVKVMGFHNSTPELKFVCRRSLLLSINIDKNTEKDLQLVVEEAAKLLADEKLEVVDFSSLADRSTDPGHYVIFWEISGEPTAEVLQECCNCLDRSFLDAGYVTSRKVKAIGPLELRVVHRGTFQKILDHYLGLGAAVSQFKTPRCVGPANNVVSQILSNNVAKSYVSTAF